aacattaaaaaaagaaagaaaagaaagaaggcccCCTGCCACTACAATCATTTTAGCATCAGACcaagttttagaaatttttataatCTTGTTACATTCTCCTTCACCCATCCTATTTTTGCCAAGTGATTCctgtttattttgcctttcagTTTTTCCAGAGAAAGTAAACTGAATCTGTGTGGCTCATGCAAAGACcacaactgagccaggcaggtaaAAGTAACTCTATAAGGCAGaggaggtgagaaaaaaaaagaaaagccggAAGCCTTttcatgttaacattttatttaaaccagTACAAGCACCATGCTTAACAGAAGACTGTCCAAAATAAACATGCAATATGAACTAGCAGAGACTGAAATCACAGCTTAAGAAGTTGTGCCAGTTGTTGATTTTGTTAAATGATGACAGGGAACTGTTAAAGTTCACAAGACTAAACCATTAATGTTTCAAGCCTCCTGAATGAGATTATATTGGACCATCTAGATCAGTGGGAACTGCCCTGGCAAGTTAGTGATCTCAAACAATATTCAAGTAATATACGTGTATGAACTATAttccaaaaagcaagaaaacacagTTTCTATCACAACCTTAACATAgttgttttgaatattaacaGGAACATGGTCACGGATTTGAAATGTCAAATGGCATAACAAGAAACAAATTTCTCAAGAATATTCAACTTGGGACCATTGATGTTAAGTGGCCTATAAGATTTACATTCTTccagaaatacaaaatgagaTTTGTCCAGAAATGTTTGAGACACTTCTTCACATAAGTTGTAAAGGCTCAAATTCTGTAGATTCCAGTATTATCAGTCTATTGAACAAACAGGGAAAGCAACCGTACTAAGAATATTTGAATTGATAGAATACAAGTTACTCTCTACTTCCACCAAATATCAGCATTTAAACTCTtatgaaaatatctattcatcACTAGTCCACATTATGGATTAATGACATTGCTCAGGTTTTAAAGGagtccaaacatttttttaagtatacctTCCTTACTATCTATATACGTGGGGAATAAAGACAGCCAAATTTAATTTGGCAATAAACTCCTCTAACTGGAAATTTTTAGTTAAAGTGTCGGACCAAGATACAGTTTATGGCTACATGTGACTCCTGAAAATAGGAGAtaaaaggggacagaaaagtgCTGACAGACATTTTGCTACAAAGATTATttagtaatgataataaaaaatttagCAACACCCTCTTAAACAAGAGTATGTTTAACTGCACTAGGCATTTGGTAAACTTTTTAGAAACAGAcaatttgaacatttattttagaagTCAATTAAACAAAAACAGTCTAACAACCTTTCTCCTAACATGATTGCTTCAATACCAGAATGAAGTGAATACTACTCAAAATGACATTTTGGAATTTCAGCATAGTAACCTGAGAAcagttttcttcatctgtcagTTATGCTGCCACAAAAACCATACTAAACACATGCTAGAATTACTAGCTGGCTCTATCATTACATTAGATGCTATGCAGAACTTATTATGCAAGGCCAACAATTTCAAAACTAATGCTGACTTAGAAGACCATGAAGGAGGCTCCCAGGAAAAAAAGCTGATGCCAACAGGGAAAGATTAAGATATGAATGAGAATAGCTGCACCAGAAAGCTATGGAATGTAAAAACTGCAATTGTCAAATCTGGAGTTACTTTttgagagaaggcagaaaaagagagcaaatagAAATATACTTGAAAAGAACAATGCAAAAATTTGATTAGATGGGAAggaaatttatataaaagtctGAGAACACTCTGGAGCATACAATTTAGAAGTCTCCCTAGAGGACAGAGGGAGTAAAAACACATTCTACTGCTTCCCCAGTCTTATTTACTGTCTTGTAAAATACATGTTATAGACAAGGCATCAACCAAGGTCAAAAAAGCATGATTTATCATAGCTCTTTGCCCCTGTTAGAGAACAGGGGAACTCAGTTCTGTTTATGGAGGTCAGTGAGgactttcagtttaaaaaaaccaaaaacacgcaagacaaaaaaggaacctcattaaaaaatacattcttgcAGCACTAGTTTCTCTTATTGCTGCAAACCAGGTGACACGAAAtctcatttccttcatttaaaaacattaaaaacactctCCATTCACTTGGGTTATATCTGCATTTCTACAGAATTAGAAGCATTATTCTCCAATATCAAAATAGCTGTTTAAAGAATTCATAAACTTCCTGGGTAaagttctctctccttctctttctctctctctctcgctctctctctccagaaatTGGAATAGAGAATCTTTCCCATTCGATAACCAAAACAAATGCCCACTCTAGCACTTCCTCATCTCCAACTAACTTCCTACTGCTTCCTGTTTTTTAGATTAGTGAAGCCAAACCGCACTGGCAacagaagattcaatattgtgGAAATTCCAACTATCTTCACCTCTTTATTAAAGTTGGCACAGAAacctcaaaaagaaaatgcaaagaatggatgaatggaaaatatgccaacataaaaaaaaatgcctttctaGTTTTGAAATGACTAAGACATTCTTAATATAAGAATCTGCTCACCAAATTTTATTAGTCTTTAGAGTCTCAACGCTGTTTGTCAAATTAAGTTCAACACTTACTTACATGTTGTTAAAATACACTACATATTAGAATCCTTGCTTCATGCCAAAGATGCCAACAAGACTGACGTACAGTTTAGAATATCTTCTGACATTTAGGATAGAAGATGCAATTTCTATTGATGTGTTAATGTTATTAACTCTGGCCAAggttttaagataaataatttttcctaTGGCACGAAACTAATCATAAATATACCCAAAGTTACAACTCTCAACTGCCATATATTCACCAATGCAAGCAGAtagttggaattttaaaaatatgaagttgATTTTATTACAAATTTCAGATAAACACATTTAGAAAATTGTTTTACTTGGACCCTTTACAAAAGTATTAATTTCACCAAATCTGGAATACTGGCAGTGTAAAAGTCTTAAACTAACTTTAAAGCTAACAAATCAAAGGCACAGTATTAACACACTTAAAGTAACTAGTGTTCACAGGACAACACTGAGAGGTGCTTTATAATTAAAGTGTTATCAACCTAGATCCAAAACTATCTAGCTATGACACAACCAGGAATGAAGCCCTTGATTAGTTCCAACCTATCAATTTCCAAGACTAAGATGCTATTTTCTATTAAGAAGAAAACCTAATAGTCATAACTATTATAACATCTAACTCCCAGACCTTAAGAATGAATGGCTGATGAACAAAGTTTCTGGACTTGATTAAAAAGATACAGGAAACCAGAGAAGGCATGAACTGATGAAAAATGTACTTGTAATGTAGATTATACTACAGTAAATTACTTTTCATGGCTCAAAATTGGGTCCTTCAAGTCTTTTACCCCAAATTAATTTCAAAGATTTGACAAGTGATAATACGCTATTTTCATATATAAACTGCTAATATCCAGTATTTGTCAAAAGGAGGCAACTGTTGTCTATCACAATCTAATACCCACTTTCCAATAGTGTCTGTAAATAGTAACAAATTCTGAACCATAAGTTATAGAAATTAGTCACAAGAGTGCAAAAAGTCCCTGGAGAGAAGTAGTCCACCTAACAATTACAAATATAAGGAAACACTTTACAAAGTTTCATTACTATGAAGATGATTTCCCCTTTGTTCAAACTTTGAACAAACGAAGAATTTTTCTTTACTGCAGGAAACAAACTGTAAGTAACAGTGCATTTTTAGGCATAAGTATTTATGTCTGGTTCCAGTATGGTCAGGTTAATACATAAATACTTTAGAAACACAGAAGTTCACATTAGTGGAAAAATCCAAGTTTCTCACGTAACCATTCTTCAGTTAGGTCTTCGGTGTTTCTTATTTCAAAtaccttaagaaaaaaacctTACGTCATACTTTaacactctcaaaaatatatatatatatatatatatatatatatatatgtgagtgtTGAATATCaaattctccttcctttcattcatGTTGGTCATGACTTATCTATGTAAATTAgatatacctttatttttattttttattttttaaagtaatctacactcaacacggggctcgaacttaacacccgtgagatcaagagtcacacgctctaccaactgagccagccaggtgccccaacctttacttttttaaaatgctaagtaCTAAGTTACCAAAGTTTAGCAATCAAGATGGCATAAAACCAAAACTCTCTTAAAAGCACAAATCTACAAATATTCTAAAAGAACAGTTCTGTACATCTTACCCACTAGAAGAGATACCCCAAGTATACACAACTAAAATCAATCAATTAGTTAGGAACCGGAAGAACATACACTGGTCTTCCATAGTTGGAGGAAATACAAGCTGTAGAATGTTTTGATAAGGACGGACTACAGGCCCACAGCCACAAATCTCTGTACACACACAGGCTGGGGAAGTATAATGGCTATAAAGAAACAATGTAATAGAGTAGAAAGGATGGGATTGAGGCCAgatgtgggtttgaatcctagctctgtcatttactattttaagtatatatatatgcataatttaCTATTACGCAACCTTGGGCCAGTCTTCTGAAACTCAGTCCTTCTGAAACTCAATTTTCCCACCTACAGAACAGGAATGTCACCATCAACCTCACAGTGTCGTGGTGAGGATTCAATGTGATTATTTGTAAAAGTCACTTATAAATTGTAATGCCTTAATTCCAGCACTTTATGGTGTGTGTGAGATTAGAACAGGAATGAGGCTGTCCTTCCTAATCACCCACCCCTTAGATCAACTCCAGGGTGTTCCTATggtacaaatgagaaaaagtagGGTCTATAAATTGGGGCTGTCAATGACAATCACATGGGCTAAAGGTAAAAGCAGGGGGGAATGAAAGACATCTCCTGGATTGATGATTAAACACCTAAGGAGAAAACACTGATgctgttcttaaaataaaacctgaaaggaaatgttatttaatattatttcagtGATGTAATGGTCCATTTCAAAACCTTAAAAGTACACACTTTTACAACTCAAACTAATACGTGGAAGTTaaataaagtttgagaacagGTATCTCTCTTAccattaaacttcaaaaaatgccATAAAACAATGGGGACAGTGGAGGCATAAGGACAGTGTCTCATATAAAACAGAATGTTCTAGTTTAATAAAGCTAGTAAGTATTCTTAACAATTTAACTTTAGACTTGGGAACAAGATAGTTAACTGCATAATGTGGAATTTGTTTCATTTAGGCTATGGTAAAGGGCTATGAGAAACTTCAATACTTACTTTTATCTACTAGAAACTACAttacagaagataaaaaaaactctcaataGATTGAATAGTTGCAGTGGCTTTTCTAAAGCTGCCTATATTTTGAATGTGATTTCTTCTAATTAACTTGTAATTTCCATTCAAAAAACACACTTTGATTAATGACTTgtatcattcttttttcaaaCAATAAAACTCTCTAAGTTCACTGCTGTGTTCTAAATAACTTTCACCTGCATAAAAAATACTTAACTCTTCAGATTACTTTAGCTATTGCTCTAAGGGAAAAATAGTATCTCAATAAGCaagtaaaatacaaataccaCCTTGGTTAGTTCAGCTGTTTGGACTAACTTATTCTTACTCCCAGCATACATCATCTGTTGTTCAGGCTTACATCCTGGAAAAGAGATTAGTATAGACATGagacttagaaatttaaaaagtgatgagttttcactttttactttcaaaaaatgaCACATTTAGGATATTCTTATGCTATTGAGTTTACAAAAAACTTCAGTCTCAGTGTGTATGGGTGTATTTCGAGAGTCTTACATTGCATATTGCCTGCACAAAGCCATAGCTAAACGACAAACAAGGCTGCAggtcaacaaaaataaatgaggctACATCTCTGTAGATCTTTTACAACCTCGTAAATACTTAAGAACTTTTCAGCActattttaattttgacattAAATATCAAGGTCAATTTTATGGATGCCTAACATATATAGGTTTGGGGATGGTGATGGATCAGTGTGGGGAGATGCACCCTGGACAAAAGTTACTATTTTAAGTGCTAAAGTAAAGTTTAGAGTTCAGAGTTGTGGGCATAATGGTGACAGTACTGGGAATTCTGGTGATAATGGATATACCCTGAATAACAATAAGCCACTTTAATATCTAATGTAAGCTACTCTGAAACTATTCTCAAGATTATAGGCGTTATCATCAGTAACTACTATTttacacataaacacaaatatatatcaTGATTATACATGAAGTTCATGTACTCACAcacaaaactaaaacagaaaatgtatgcTGGTATTTTAAAATGTCCCTACGTTTCATATTCCTTAAATGTATGTATGATTTGACTGATGAATTAcacttctagaaatgtatccTAAGAAAACAACTTCTTTCTAAGGATGAAttcatgtgcacatgcacacatacctcTATTTAGGTTAAGTCAACACTTTACATCTTTAAAACAAGCATAAAATTTGTCTTATATAAAAATGGTTTAATTATATCAGGACGAAATATACTATATAAAGGAATTCACTCACCAACAGGActggagaaaataaagcacagaggATATGAAACTCTTCCATCATCATGTTGGTATTTATAACTATACACAATGAAGGTTTTTCTCAagttaaagaaactaaaattattGCTCTATTTGAGACAAGTATCTACCGACAAAGTTCTGAAAGAAATATACACCTGGGGAGCTAGTGAGTGGTAAATTTCTCTCTTATCCATTTGGGCCATACctttattatcattatctttCCAAAAAAGTATACACGAGCCCCAAAGTTAAGTTATTAAATCAtattatctctcaaaaatatattaaaagtgtaGATTTAGTATGGaggttttctttctaaatttttattgtaaCCACATAatagaaggaatttttaaaaaaggaaataattcatcCCACTAGTACATCAACTTCCCATTTTTCT
The sequence above is a segment of the Panthera leo isolate Ple1 chromosome B3, P.leo_Ple1_pat1.1, whole genome shotgun sequence genome. Coding sequences within it:
- the GMFB gene encoding glia maturation factor beta isoform X1 → MSESLVVCDVAEDLVEKLRKFRFRKETNNAAIIMKIDKDKRLVVLDEELEGISPDELKDELPERQPRTFIVYSYKYQHDDGRVSYPLCFIFSSPVGCKPEQQMMYAGSKNKLVQTAELTKVFEIRNTEDLTEEWLREKLGFFH
- the GMFB gene encoding glia maturation factor beta isoform X2 → MSESLVVCDVAEDLVEKLRKFRFRKETNNAAIIMKIDKDKRLVVLDEELEGISPDELKDELPERQPRFIVYSYKYQHDDGRVSYPLCFIFSSPVGCKPEQQMMYAGSKNKLVQTAELTKVFEIRNTEDLTEEWLREKLGFFH